The Mytilus galloprovincialis chromosome 2, xbMytGall1.hap1.1, whole genome shotgun sequence genome has a window encoding:
- the LOC143063614 gene encoding uncharacterized protein LOC143063614, whose protein sequence is MGSKSSKSRGPKRLNIIVEDYIHGDDNIIINHTARRDRTPQPFCSSDTKGSAISISAQNMIKGKRNRIEKGPPSSTHNDSAVNSKPRCSPTSTSSSDFLKTIDDKDFIRNRRIVSKASHSVGMIRGPGGGGTGFRVGDNYVMTARHVVIDNIKVCNEIKYLRLKNKNFFIEFEYLKHHQKQNDEQIFYFKDMVYQNEEQDTAILELEADSNRPFPPPINIFESVDVDRPIYLIGHPNGDPLTDDPKIELYQYCKEEVDRSIQWACRISQDYRSHYDGIDDKRKCLFHCSSQHGASGALGVMVIPHFDEPVGVLMLLRGFPGFYYSKKLSFTDDEKTNFLVVEQGVLLKSIENDMILNGRPNLKNEIFSNVI, encoded by the exons atgggaAGCAAATCCAGCAAATCCAGAG GACCCAAGCGATTGAATATCATTGTAGAAGACTATATACATGGAGATGATAATATCATCATTAATCATACAGCTCGACGAGATCGAACTCCGCAACCATTTTGTTCTTCAGACACGAAAG GAAGTGCAATATCTATTTCTGCCCAAAACATGatcaaaggaaaaagaaaccgaattgaAAAAGGGCCACCTTCTAGCACACATAACGATTCAGCAGTCAATTCAAAACCAAGATGCAGTC CCACTTCTACATCATCGTCTGATTTTTTGAAAACTATTGATGACAAGGATTTCATCAGAAACAGAAGAATTGTCTCAAAAGCGTCACATTCTGTCGGTATGATAAGGGGACCAGGTGGAGGTGGAACTGGATTTAGAGTTGGAGATAATTATGTCATGACCGCTCGACACGTTGTTATTGATAACATAA AAGTGTGCAATGAAATCAAATACTTGCGGTTAAAGAACAAAAATTTCTTCATTGAATTTGAGTACTTAAAGCACCACCAAAAACAGAACGATGAGCAAATATTCTACTTCAAAGACATGGTGTATCAAAATGAAGAACAAGATACAGCAATACTAGAACTTGAAGCTGACAGTAATAGACCTTTTCCACCACCCATTAACATTTTTGAAAGTGTAGATGTTGATAGGCCAATATATTTGATAGGACACCCGAATGGAGATCCCCTTACAGACGATCCAAAGATAGAATTATATCAGTACTGTAAAGAAGAGGTTGATAGATCCATTCAATGGGCGTGTAGAATTTCCCAAGACTATAGAAGTCATTATGATGGTATCGATGATAAAAGAAAATGTCTGTTTCACTGTTCATCACAACACGGAGCATCAGGGGCATTAGGGGTCATGGTTATTCCCCATTTTGATGAACCAGTTGGGGTTTTAATGTTATTACGCGGATTTCCGggtttttattattcaaaaaaaCTATCATTTACAGACGACGAGAAAACGAACTTTTTAGTTGTCGAACAGGGTGTACTTTTAAAGTCCATTGAAAACGACATGATATTGAATGGAAGGCCTAATTTAAAAAACGAAATATTTAGCAATGTAATATGA